Proteins found in one Amycolatopsis camponoti genomic segment:
- a CDS encoding NAD-dependent epimerase/dehydratase family protein produces MSSAHDPDRTSVVVTGGSGFIGRAVVRALRDRGVPVTVVDRVPFPDDSGDVRVVTGDLRDAAVREEAVTRESAGIVHLAALTSVLKSVELPEDTFADNVLVTQELLELARRLEVPKFLLASTNAVIGDVGTATITPDLPLRPLTPYGATKAACEMLLSGYAGAYGMTTCALRFTNVYGPGMSHKDSFVPRMMRAALTGGGIKIYGDGRQRRDLVHVDDVVGAILSAFESGHTGRAIVGAGRSVSVLEMVEAVREVTGAELPVEHVEAPAGEMPAVVVDVSASAKTIGYRPEISLTDGLATAWKYFSGLDRPHATP; encoded by the coding sequence ATGTCGAGTGCGCACGATCCTGATCGGACGTCCGTGGTCGTGACCGGCGGCAGTGGCTTCATCGGCCGGGCCGTCGTGCGCGCCCTCCGCGACCGGGGCGTCCCGGTCACCGTCGTGGACCGCGTCCCGTTCCCGGACGACTCGGGTGACGTCCGCGTGGTCACCGGTGACCTCCGCGACGCCGCCGTTCGTGAGGAGGCGGTGACCCGCGAGTCCGCCGGGATCGTGCACCTCGCCGCGCTGACGTCGGTGCTGAAGTCGGTCGAGCTGCCCGAGGACACCTTCGCCGACAACGTCCTGGTGACCCAGGAACTGCTCGAGCTGGCGCGCCGTCTCGAGGTGCCGAAGTTCCTGCTCGCCTCGACCAACGCGGTGATCGGCGACGTCGGCACCGCGACGATCACCCCGGACCTGCCGCTGCGGCCGCTGACGCCCTACGGCGCCACGAAAGCCGCGTGCGAGATGCTGCTCTCGGGCTACGCCGGCGCGTACGGCATGACGACGTGTGCGTTGCGGTTCACCAACGTCTACGGCCCGGGAATGTCCCACAAGGACAGTTTCGTGCCGCGCATGATGCGCGCCGCGCTCACCGGCGGCGGGATCAAGATCTACGGCGACGGCCGGCAGCGCCGCGACCTCGTGCACGTCGACGACGTCGTCGGCGCGATCCTCTCGGCCTTCGAAAGCGGCCACACCGGCCGCGCGATCGTCGGCGCCGGGCGCTCGGTGTCCGTGCTGGAGATGGTCGAGGCCGTGCGTGAGGTGACCGGCGCCGAGCTGCCCGTCGAGCACGTCGAGGCGCCGGCGGGGGAGATGCCCGCGGTCGTCGTCGACGTCTCGGCCAGCGCGAAGACCATCGGGTACCGCCCGGAAATCTCGCTCACCGACGGCCTGGCGACGGCGTGGAAGTACTTCTCCGGCCTCGACCGTCCACACGCGACACCGTGA
- a CDS encoding glycosyltransferase family 2 protein, with the protein MTAFLRRHWLLLLLLVPAIALRVLTWLAYRPALLYIDSFRYIDNLHALRADQLDPIGYDLVLRPLLAVGGLAWVTAAQHVGGLLVAVGIYGLVLRLGGRPWVAALAAVPVLLDAYQLQIEQNIMSEVVFEAVLLGLLWLLLGWGTPGWKRAGAAGLLLGFGVLTRLVGISVGLPLLLFLVVAGGAWRHWAGWRRAGAGVLGLLVVLVPYSARVHSETGKWGLTGPSGNMLYGRTAAVADCANLHLAPELQVFCPTEPRETRLVDNYTHADLDPNWPGPLPPGADKAALAHEFASDVLKEQPGDVAEAILKDFSKSFAWTREQDPTDVPLDRWQFQLTYPQWADQSLIDLVTQQNDGVVASVDQPLAKFLRDYQLGGGYVPGAVLGIGALLGLLTVFRRKKPLDRARAGALLAASSGLILLFASAVFQFSWRYQIPALVLLPVAGALGFTTLTSASRKRLAAFPDDVDSGALDDFRGRHPELELAPLTVVIAAYNEADGIGEVLEKMPDECLGMRVDVLVVVDGGTDDTAAIAEEHGAYVCVAPRNRGQGAALRLGYHLAADAGADYIVTTDADGQYDNSELEALVRPVVDGTADFVTGSRRLGHEEADSRVRWLGVRVFAVLASVLTGRRITDTSFGFRAMRADLACSVPLNEPQYQSSELMLGVTARGARVVELPMSMRLRKAGKSKKGGSVVYGANYARVMTGTWWRGYVLRRGRTRAGRAG; encoded by the coding sequence GTGACGGCGTTCCTCCGGCGGCACTGGCTGCTGCTCCTGCTCCTCGTCCCGGCGATCGCCCTCCGGGTGCTGACCTGGCTCGCGTACCGGCCCGCGCTGCTGTACATCGATTCGTTCCGCTACATCGACAACCTGCACGCGCTGCGCGCCGACCAGCTCGACCCGATCGGCTACGACCTCGTGTTGCGGCCGTTGCTGGCGGTCGGCGGGCTCGCTTGGGTCACGGCCGCGCAGCACGTCGGCGGCCTGCTCGTCGCGGTCGGGATCTACGGGCTGGTCCTGCGGCTCGGTGGGCGCCCGTGGGTCGCCGCGCTTGCCGCGGTGCCGGTGCTGCTCGACGCCTACCAGTTGCAGATCGAGCAGAACATCATGTCCGAGGTCGTCTTCGAAGCCGTCCTGCTCGGCCTGCTCTGGCTGCTGCTCGGCTGGGGCACGCCGGGCTGGAAGCGCGCTGGCGCCGCTGGGCTGCTGCTCGGCTTCGGCGTGCTGACCCGGCTGGTCGGGATCTCCGTCGGCCTGCCACTGCTGCTGTTCCTGGTCGTCGCCGGGGGAGCGTGGCGGCACTGGGCCGGCTGGCGCCGCGCGGGGGCCGGCGTGCTGGGACTGCTCGTCGTGCTCGTGCCCTACTCGGCGCGGGTCCACTCGGAGACCGGCAAGTGGGGGCTGACCGGGCCGTCCGGGAACATGCTCTACGGCCGGACCGCCGCCGTCGCCGACTGCGCGAACCTGCACCTGGCGCCCGAGCTGCAGGTGTTCTGCCCGACGGAACCGCGCGAGACCCGGCTGGTGGACAACTACACCCACGCCGACCTCGACCCGAACTGGCCGGGACCGCTGCCGCCGGGCGCGGACAAGGCCGCGCTCGCGCACGAGTTCGCGAGCGACGTCCTGAAGGAGCAGCCCGGCGACGTCGCCGAAGCGATCCTGAAGGACTTCTCCAAGAGCTTCGCCTGGACGCGTGAGCAGGATCCGACCGACGTCCCCCTGGACCGGTGGCAGTTCCAGCTCACCTACCCGCAGTGGGCCGACCAGTCGCTGATCGACCTCGTCACCCAGCAGAACGACGGCGTCGTCGCGAGCGTCGACCAACCTCTGGCCAAGTTCCTCCGCGACTACCAGCTCGGCGGCGGTTACGTCCCGGGCGCGGTGCTCGGCATCGGCGCGCTGCTGGGGCTGCTGACGGTCTTCCGCCGCAAGAAGCCGCTGGACCGGGCGCGGGCGGGTGCGCTGCTGGCGGCGTCGAGCGGGCTGATCCTGCTCTTCGCCTCGGCCGTGTTCCAGTTCTCCTGGCGCTACCAGATCCCGGCCCTCGTGCTGCTGCCGGTGGCCGGCGCGCTCGGCTTCACGACGCTGACGTCGGCCAGCCGCAAGCGCCTCGCCGCGTTCCCCGACGACGTCGACTCCGGTGCCCTCGACGACTTCCGCGGCCGCCACCCCGAGCTGGAGCTGGCCCCGCTGACCGTCGTGATCGCGGCCTACAACGAAGCCGACGGTATCGGCGAAGTCCTGGAAAAGATGCCGGACGAGTGCCTCGGCATGCGCGTCGACGTGCTCGTCGTGGTCGACGGCGGCACCGACGACACGGCGGCGATCGCCGAGGAGCACGGCGCGTACGTCTGCGTCGCGCCCCGCAACCGCGGTCAGGGCGCCGCACTGCGCCTGGGTTACCACCTCGCGGCCGACGCCGGCGCCGACTACATCGTGACCACCGACGCCGACGGCCAATACGACAACAGTGAACTGGAAGCCCTGGTCAGGCCGGTCGTGGACGGTACCGCGGACTTCGTCACCGGGTCCCGGCGGCTCGGCCACGAAGAGGCCGACAGCCGGGTCCGGTGGCTGGGCGTGCGCGTGTTCGCGGTCCTGGCGTCGGTGCTGACCGGGCGGCGGATCACCGACACGTCGTTCGGCTTCCGGGCGATGCGGGCGGACCTGGCGTGCTCGGTTCCGCTCAACGAACCGCAGTACCAGTCGTCGGAGCTGATGCTCGGCGTGACCGCGCGCGGGGCCCGGGTCGTCGAGCTGCCGATGAGCATGCGGCTGCGCAAGGCGGGCAAGAGCAAGAAGGGTGGCAGCGTCGTCTACGGCGCCAACTACGCCCGGGTCATGACGGGAACGTGGTGGCGGGGGTACGTGCTGCGCCGCGGCCGAACACGAGCCGGTCGAGCAGGGTGA
- a CDS encoding GtrA family protein — protein sequence MTTVTNGVRPRTTEKTRRRGWARLARAAATSVAATVVSQVVLLAVLATGGAAALASTLAWAAGAVLNFVVTRRWVWGRTGRPRVRRELLPYLVVIGLGGLASIGLTTLAGSLLTPLNLPHVWWVVLVDGAYVASYALVFVVKFTLLDRLVFGRGAARTPATTFPS from the coding sequence ATGACGACCGTAACCAACGGCGTGCGGCCCCGCACAACGGAGAAGACCCGCCGCCGAGGCTGGGCCCGGCTGGCGCGCGCCGCGGCGACGTCCGTCGCGGCCACGGTCGTCAGCCAGGTCGTGCTGCTCGCGGTGCTCGCCACCGGTGGTGCGGCGGCCCTGGCGAGCACGCTGGCCTGGGCGGCCGGCGCGGTGCTGAACTTCGTGGTCACGCGCCGCTGGGTGTGGGGCCGCACCGGGCGCCCCCGCGTGCGCCGCGAACTGCTGCCCTACCTGGTCGTCATCGGCCTCGGCGGCCTCGCGTCGATCGGCCTGACGACCCTGGCCGGCTCGCTGCTGACGCCGCTGAACCTGCCGCACGTCTGGTGGGTCGTGCTCGTCGACGGCGCGTACGTGGCCAGTTACGCGCTGGTGTTCGTCGTCAAGTTCACCCTGCTCGACCGGCTCGTGTTCGGCCGCGGCGCAGCACGTACCCCCGCCACCACGTTCCCGTCATGA
- a CDS encoding NAD-dependent epimerase/dehydratase family protein, with amino-acid sequence MRVLVLGGDGYLGWPTALHLSDKGHEVAVLDNFARRGYDAELGVESLVPIESLADRIAAWHEVSGRVISSYEGDLLDAEFLFEAVRDFAPDTIVHYAEQRSAPYSMIDREHAVYTQHNNVIGNLNLLYAIAEIDPSIHLVKLGTMGEYGTPNVDIEEGWLDLEHNGRRDRVLFPKRPGSFYHLTKVHDSHNIEFTCRAWGLRATDLNQGVVYGQRTPQTALDPRLSTRFDYDAVFGTVLNRFVIQAVLGQPLTVYGKGAQTRGLIDIRDTVECIRLAVENPAEAGEFRVFNQMTESMSVAAIADLVADRFPGPVQIEQLENPRSEAPEHYYNVKHTGLVGLGLEPHLLSDTLIESMFDIVGANKHRVNPDKLRPTVRWRGALKS; translated from the coding sequence ATGCGAGTGCTGGTTCTCGGCGGTGACGGATATCTGGGCTGGCCGACCGCGTTGCACTTATCGGACAAAGGCCACGAGGTGGCCGTTCTCGACAATTTCGCCCGCCGCGGTTATGACGCCGAACTCGGCGTCGAAAGCCTCGTTCCGATCGAATCCCTGGCCGACCGCATCGCCGCGTGGCATGAAGTCTCCGGGCGCGTGATCAGCAGCTACGAAGGCGACCTGCTCGACGCGGAGTTCCTGTTCGAGGCGGTGCGCGACTTCGCGCCGGACACGATCGTGCACTACGCCGAGCAGCGGTCCGCGCCGTACTCGATGATCGATCGCGAGCACGCGGTGTACACCCAGCACAACAACGTGATCGGGAACCTGAACCTGCTCTACGCGATCGCGGAGATCGATCCGTCGATCCACCTGGTCAAGCTGGGCACGATGGGCGAATACGGCACGCCGAACGTCGACATCGAAGAAGGCTGGCTCGACCTCGAACACAACGGGCGCCGTGATCGTGTGTTGTTCCCGAAGCGGCCCGGGTCGTTCTACCACCTGACGAAGGTCCACGATTCGCACAACATCGAATTCACGTGCCGCGCGTGGGGGCTGCGCGCGACGGACCTCAACCAGGGCGTGGTCTACGGCCAGCGGACGCCGCAGACGGCGCTCGACCCGCGGCTGTCGACCCGCTTCGACTACGACGCGGTGTTCGGCACGGTGCTGAACCGGTTCGTCATCCAGGCGGTGCTGGGCCAGCCGCTGACCGTGTACGGCAAGGGCGCCCAGACGCGCGGCCTGATCGACATCCGCGACACCGTCGAATGCATCCGGCTGGCCGTGGAGAACCCGGCCGAGGCGGGCGAGTTCCGCGTCTTCAACCAGATGACCGAGAGCATGTCGGTGGCCGCCATCGCCGACCTCGTCGCCGACCGGTTCCCCGGGCCGGTGCAGATCGAGCAGCTGGAGAACCCGCGCAGCGAGGCGCCGGAGCACTACTACAACGTGAAGCACACCGGGCTGGTCGGGCTGGGGCTGGAACCGCACCTGCTGTCGGACACGCTGATCGAGTCGATGTTCGACATCGTGGGCGCCAACAAGCACCGGGTGAACCCGGACAAGCTGCGCCCGACCGTGCGCTGGCGGGGCGCGCTGAAGAGCTGA
- a CDS encoding nuclear transport factor 2 family protein: MTDVRTVVEQYIAVWNETDGDKRRALIADVFTDSAGYTDPLGAVTGHDGIDQFVGGAQQQFAGLTFSLPADPDAHHDLARFQWYLGTPGAEPLAIGFDVVELEDGKIAKVHGFLDKMPG, encoded by the coding sequence ATGACCGACGTCCGCACCGTCGTCGAGCAGTACATCGCCGTCTGGAACGAGACCGACGGGGACAAGCGCCGCGCCCTCATCGCCGACGTCTTCACCGACTCCGCCGGCTACACCGACCCGCTCGGGGCCGTCACCGGGCACGACGGGATCGACCAGTTCGTCGGCGGGGCGCAGCAGCAGTTCGCCGGCCTGACCTTCAGTCTGCCCGCCGACCCCGACGCGCACCACGACCTCGCGCGGTTCCAGTGGTACCTCGGCACGCCCGGCGCCGAGCCCCTCGCGATCGGGTTCGACGTCGTCGAGCTCGAGGACGGCAAGATCGCGAAGGTGCACGGGTTCCTGGACAAGATGCCGGGCTGA
- a CDS encoding helix-turn-helix domain-containing protein, giving the protein MTTTVQTARRPVGELLREWRDRRRISQLDLAISADISTRHLSFVETGRSKPSRDMVLRLGEHLDVPLRERNRLLLAAGFAPAYTENALGDPEMSAVRQAVRQLLASHDPYPAAVVDRNWDLVDANAAIGLFVTGIPPALTTNVLRATLHPDGMAPHVLNLGEWRAHLLGRLRRQVDQTADPGLTGLLDELRGYPCDQPVPEVEVPGPGDIFVPLKFRHDGTDLTFFSTVATFGTPLDVTVAELVIESFFPADPATAAYLRERAASVE; this is encoded by the coding sequence GTGACGACTACGGTGCAGACGGCGCGGCGGCCCGTCGGGGAGCTTCTCCGGGAATGGCGTGACCGGCGCCGGATCAGCCAGCTCGATCTGGCCATCTCGGCGGACATTTCCACCCGCCACCTCAGCTTCGTGGAGACCGGGCGCTCCAAGCCGAGCCGGGACATGGTGCTGCGCCTCGGCGAGCACCTCGACGTGCCGCTGCGCGAGCGCAACCGGCTGCTGCTCGCCGCCGGGTTCGCGCCCGCCTACACCGAGAACGCGCTGGGGGACCCGGAGATGAGCGCCGTGCGCCAGGCCGTCCGGCAGCTGCTCGCGAGCCACGATCCCTACCCGGCCGCCGTCGTCGACCGGAACTGGGACCTCGTCGACGCCAACGCCGCCATCGGCCTGTTCGTCACCGGGATCCCGCCCGCGCTGACCACCAACGTCCTGCGCGCGACGCTGCACCCCGACGGCATGGCCCCGCACGTCCTCAACCTGGGGGAGTGGCGCGCCCACCTGCTCGGCCGGCTCCGGCGCCAGGTGGACCAGACCGCCGACCCCGGCCTGACCGGCCTGCTCGACGAGCTGCGCGGCTACCCGTGCGACCAGCCGGTGCCCGAGGTGGAGGTCCCTGGACCGGGTGACATCTTCGTGCCGCTGAAGTTCCGCCACGACGGCACCGACCTGACGTTCTTCAGCACGGTGGCCACGTTCGGCACGCCACTGGACGTCACGGTCGCGGAGCTGGTCATCGAGTCGTTCTTCCCGGCCGACCCGGCGACGGCCGCATATCTGCGCGAGCGGGCCGCGTCGGTGGAATGA
- a CDS encoding aldo/keto reductase has protein sequence MAVPPSLALSDGVRIPQLLFGVAGLTASEVGRAVRIALDTGYRGFDTAPGTEAAVGDALAGVPRDELFVSFKVPAQGYDAARRAADQALAALQLDRADLCLLDGTKGAFTDTWRAASRLRADGRVRAVGVAGFGVAELRRLIDATGAVPALNQIELHPWLQQLPLREFHTERGIVTAASSPAANAGLLADETVTALAAKYGKTPAQIVLRWHLQADTVAVAASATTTRTRENFGIFDFELADDDLAVVAELDNGTRV, from the coding sequence ATGGCCGTCCCGCCTTCGCTCGCCCTGTCCGACGGAGTCCGCATCCCCCAGCTGCTGTTCGGTGTCGCGGGACTGACCGCGTCCGAAGTCGGCCGCGCCGTCCGCATCGCCCTCGACACCGGCTACCGCGGCTTCGACACCGCGCCGGGGACCGAGGCGGCGGTGGGCGACGCGCTCGCCGGCGTACCCCGCGACGAGCTGTTCGTCAGTTTCAAGGTGCCCGCCCAGGGCTACGACGCCGCTCGCCGGGCCGCCGACCAGGCGCTGGCCGCGCTCCAGCTCGACCGGGCCGACCTGTGCCTCCTGGACGGGACGAAAGGCGCCTTCACCGACACCTGGCGCGCCGCGAGCCGGCTTCGCGCCGATGGCCGCGTCCGCGCGGTCGGCGTCGCCGGGTTCGGCGTCGCGGAGCTGCGCCGGCTGATCGACGCGACCGGCGCGGTCCCGGCGCTGAACCAAATCGAGCTGCACCCGTGGCTGCAGCAGCTCCCGCTGCGCGAGTTCCACACCGAGCGCGGCATCGTGACCGCCGCCTCGAGCCCCGCCGCCAACGCCGGCCTGCTGGCCGACGAGACGGTCACCGCGCTCGCGGCGAAGTACGGCAAGACACCCGCCCAGATCGTGCTGCGGTGGCACCTGCAGGCGGACACGGTCGCCGTGGCGGCTTCGGCCACGACGACCCGGACTCGCGAGAACTTCGGGATCTTCGACTTCGAGCTGGCCGACGACGACCTCGCCGTGGTGGCCGAGCTCGACAACGGGACGCGCGTCTAG
- a CDS encoding 3-methyladenine DNA glycosylase: MTADVLAEPDWLAREAAHVERMRRWTVPHQERRSRGEKHPVLDFLFTYYSHRPSHLQRWQPGPGVALAGPAARRFLDRKGYVETTDGVVLDPAGFTEGKKRTAEFVLGLLSATASRSPRLNCFGLHEWAMVYREPADSVRHDQVPLRLGSAGTDEVVESLDIRCGHFDAFRFFTDDARPRNELTPSRETQVALEQPGCLHANMDLFKWAYKLDPFVPAELVADAFELAVEIRTLDMRASPYDLAALGYPPVRIETAAGRAEYARAQGDFARRAAPVRARLIAHCHRLVSAAP, encoded by the coding sequence ATGACCGCCGACGTGCTCGCCGAACCGGACTGGCTGGCCCGGGAGGCGGCGCACGTCGAGCGGATGCGCCGGTGGACGGTCCCGCACCAGGAGCGGCGCTCGCGCGGCGAGAAGCACCCGGTGCTGGACTTCTTGTTCACCTATTACTCGCACCGGCCGTCGCACCTGCAGCGGTGGCAGCCCGGGCCCGGCGTGGCCCTCGCCGGGCCCGCGGCGCGGCGTTTCCTGGACCGCAAGGGCTACGTCGAGACCACCGACGGCGTGGTCCTCGATCCGGCGGGCTTCACCGAAGGCAAGAAACGGACGGCCGAGTTCGTCCTCGGCCTGCTGAGTGCGACGGCGTCCCGCTCGCCGCGGCTGAACTGCTTCGGGCTGCACGAGTGGGCGATGGTCTACCGCGAGCCGGCGGACTCGGTGCGGCACGACCAGGTCCCGCTCCGGCTCGGCTCGGCGGGCACGGACGAGGTGGTCGAGTCCCTCGACATCCGGTGCGGGCACTTCGACGCGTTCCGGTTCTTCACCGACGACGCCCGCCCGCGCAACGAGCTGACGCCGTCGCGGGAGACGCAGGTCGCACTCGAGCAGCCGGGGTGCCTGCACGCGAACATGGATCTGTTCAAATGGGCCTACAAGCTCGATCCGTTCGTGCCGGCGGAGCTGGTGGCGGACGCGTTCGAGCTGGCCGTCGAGATCCGGACGCTGGACATGCGGGCGAGCCCGTACGACCTGGCCGCGCTCGGCTACCCGCCGGTGCGGATCGAAACGGCCGCCGGGCGCGCCGAATACGCCCGGGCCCAAGGCGATTTCGCCCGGCGGGCGGCGCCGGTACGTGCTCGGCTGATCGCGCACTGCCATCGCCTGGTCAGCGCAGCACCCTGA
- a CDS encoding hemolysin family protein produces MNDWLNIALVGVLLLANAFFVGAEFTLISSRRDRLEALLEQGKTRAKIVINASKHVSLMLAGAQLGITICSLLLGRLGEPAIAHRLSAFFDLLGLPETLLHAVSFAIALAFITVLHVLIGEMVPKNLAIAEPERLALWLVPVHVAWVKLANPFIWLLNFVANSLLRAFKVEPKDELETAYTSDELAELLSESRREGLIDQSEHRRLTQTLSSVQKTVADVLVPTAELTTLPCGPTVGDVERAVSSTGFSRFPVCTDDGRLTGYIHVKDVLDLAGLDPATIVPDSKTRPLTELRADARLDVALSAMRKEGSHLARALDITGNAVGVVALEDLVEEYVGTVRDGTHVGA; encoded by the coding sequence GTGAACGACTGGCTGAACATCGCCCTCGTGGGGGTCCTGCTGCTGGCCAACGCCTTCTTCGTCGGCGCGGAGTTCACGCTGATCTCCTCGCGGCGCGACAGGCTCGAAGCGCTCCTGGAGCAGGGCAAGACCCGCGCGAAGATCGTGATCAACGCGAGCAAGCACGTGTCGCTGATGCTCGCCGGCGCGCAGCTGGGCATCACCATCTGCTCGCTGCTGCTCGGCCGCCTCGGCGAGCCCGCGATCGCGCACCGGCTCTCGGCGTTCTTCGACCTGCTGGGGCTGCCCGAGACGCTGCTGCACGCGGTCTCGTTCGCCATCGCGCTGGCGTTCATCACCGTGCTGCACGTCCTCATCGGCGAAATGGTGCCGAAGAACCTCGCGATCGCCGAGCCCGAGCGGCTCGCGCTGTGGCTGGTGCCGGTGCACGTCGCGTGGGTCAAGCTCGCCAACCCGTTCATCTGGCTGCTCAACTTCGTCGCCAACTCGCTGTTGCGCGCGTTCAAGGTCGAGCCGAAGGACGAGCTGGAGACGGCCTACACCTCCGACGAGCTGGCCGAGCTGCTCAGCGAGTCGCGGCGCGAAGGCCTGATCGACCAGTCCGAGCACCGGCGGCTGACCCAGACGCTGTCGTCGGTGCAGAAGACGGTGGCCGACGTGCTGGTGCCGACCGCGGAGCTGACGACGCTGCCCTGCGGGCCGACCGTCGGCGACGTCGAGCGCGCGGTGTCCTCCACCGGCTTCTCGCGGTTCCCGGTGTGCACCGACGACGGGCGGCTGACCGGCTACATCCACGTGAAGGACGTTCTCGACCTGGCCGGCCTCGACCCGGCGACGATCGTGCCCGACTCGAAGACGCGCCCGCTCACCGAGCTGCGCGCCGACGCCCGGCTCGACGTCGCGCTCTCGGCGATGCGCAAGGAAGGCAGTCACCTGGCCCGGGCGCTCGACATCACGGGCAACGCCGTCGGCGTCGTCGCGCTCGAGGACCTCGTCGAGGAGTACGTGGGCACCGTCCGCGACGGAACCCACGTGGGCGCATGA
- a CDS encoding hemolysin family protein, which produces MTQILFAVLGVLLFVLLTVGTGLAVAAEFSLTALERSTVEANVRQVGDRRALAVQKAHRTLSFQLSGAQVAITLTTLITGYLAEPLIGELVRPLLTGVGLPEAFASGASVVLALVIATSLSMILGEMVPKNLAIARPLPTARAVTGYHSRFSALFRWLITIMNNSANFLVRKFGVEPQEELRSARSPQELGSIVRSSAESGTLDTSTAELLDRSLRFGERTAEELMTPRVQLESLAIDDTIEDLIDISRRTGFSRFPVHAEDLDDVRGAVHVKQAFAVPAAERANVPIGSVMRPVPTVPESLPGDDLLNRLRDSRFQLAIVVDEYGGTAGLVTLEDVVEEIIGDVRDEHDDHEGPASQQVGTDSWLVSGQLRADEITDVTGFRMPDGDYETIAGLILERLGKIPAEGDAAEVDGWRLTVTAMDKRRIAEVEVAPVRTVEEPAVAEVAS; this is translated from the coding sequence ATGACCCAGATCCTGTTCGCCGTGCTCGGCGTCCTCCTCTTCGTCCTGCTGACCGTGGGCACCGGACTCGCCGTCGCCGCCGAGTTCTCGCTGACCGCGCTCGAGCGCAGCACCGTCGAGGCCAACGTCCGCCAGGTCGGCGACCGCCGTGCCCTGGCCGTCCAAAAGGCCCACCGGACGCTGTCCTTCCAGCTCTCCGGTGCCCAGGTCGCGATCACGCTGACCACGCTGATCACCGGGTACCTGGCCGAGCCGCTGATCGGCGAGCTCGTCCGGCCGCTGCTCACCGGCGTCGGGCTGCCCGAGGCGTTCGCCTCGGGCGCGTCGGTCGTGCTCGCCCTGGTCATCGCCACGTCGCTGTCGATGATCCTCGGCGAAATGGTCCCGAAGAACCTCGCCATCGCCCGGCCGCTGCCGACCGCGCGCGCCGTCACCGGCTACCACTCGCGTTTCTCCGCGCTTTTCCGCTGGCTCATCACGATCATGAACAACAGCGCGAACTTCCTCGTGCGCAAGTTCGGCGTCGAGCCCCAGGAGGAGCTGCGGTCCGCGCGCTCGCCGCAGGAACTGGGCTCGATCGTGCGCTCCAGCGCCGAAAGCGGCACGCTCGACACGTCGACCGCCGAGCTGCTGGACCGCTCGCTGCGGTTCGGCGAGCGCACCGCGGAGGAGCTCATGACCCCACGCGTGCAGCTCGAGTCGCTCGCGATCGACGACACCATCGAGGACCTCATCGACATCTCGCGCCGCACCGGGTTCTCGCGGTTCCCGGTGCACGCCGAGGACCTCGACGACGTCCGCGGCGCCGTGCACGTCAAACAGGCCTTCGCCGTGCCCGCCGCCGAGCGGGCGAACGTGCCGATCGGGTCCGTCATGCGCCCGGTGCCGACCGTGCCCGAGTCCCTGCCCGGCGACGACCTGCTCAACCGGCTGCGCGACTCCCGCTTCCAGCTGGCGATCGTCGTCGACGAGTACGGCGGCACGGCGGGGCTCGTGACCCTGGAGGACGTCGTCGAGGAGATCATCGGCGACGTCCGCGACGAGCACGACGACCACGAAGGCCCGGCGTCGCAGCAGGTCGGCACCGACAGCTGGCTGGTGTCCGGGCAGCTGCGCGCCGACGAGATCACCGACGTCACCGGGTTCCGGATGCCGGACGGCGACTACGAAACCATCGCCGGGCTCATCCTCGAGCGGCTGGGCAAGATCCCCGCCGAAGGGGACGCCGCGGAGGTCGACGGCTGGCGGCTCACCGTCACCGCGATGGACAAGCGCCGGATCGCCGAGGTCGAGGTGGCCCCGGTCCGGACCGTCGAAGAACCCGCGGTAGCCGAGGTGGCCTCGTGA
- a CDS encoding TIGR03086 family metal-binding protein, giving the protein MARVDLLEAHGHALRAFGDAVHAAGEADWGHRTPCTEWTVRDLVNHLVAEQLWAPALLAGATLDDVGDRYDGDVLGEDPVSAWDAAAEAAREAFLDEGILERAVHVSTGLLPAREYGWQMTIDAAVHAWDLATALGLPGPVTEDLAERLLDVVRPWVDEWQGLGIFAPPVPVPRDAGPAARLVALLGRDPR; this is encoded by the coding sequence ATGGCCCGCGTGGATCTTCTCGAAGCGCACGGCCACGCCTTGCGGGCCTTCGGCGACGCGGTGCACGCGGCCGGCGAAGCCGACTGGGGCCATCGGACGCCGTGTACCGAGTGGACCGTCCGCGACCTCGTGAACCACCTCGTCGCCGAGCAGCTCTGGGCGCCCGCCCTGCTGGCCGGCGCCACTTTGGACGATGTGGGCGACCGCTATGACGGCGACGTTCTCGGCGAAGACCCGGTGTCCGCCTGGGACGCGGCCGCCGAAGCCGCCCGCGAAGCCTTCCTGGACGAGGGCATCCTCGAACGCGCGGTGCACGTGTCGACCGGGCTGCTCCCCGCCCGCGAGTACGGCTGGCAGATGACGATCGACGCCGCCGTGCACGCCTGGGACCTCGCGACGGCGCTGGGCCTGCCCGGCCCGGTGACCGAGGACCTCGCCGAACGGCTGCTCGACGTCGTCCGGCCGTGGGTGGACGAGTGGCAGGGGCTCGGCATCTTCGCCCCGCCGGTCCCGGTCCCCCGCGACGCGGGCCCGGCCGCGCGGCTCGTGGCCCTGCTCGGGCGGGACCCGCGGTGA